A single genomic interval of Nonomuraea rubra harbors:
- the thiE gene encoding thiamine phosphate synthase, whose amino-acid sequence MPKPSLSEARLYLCTDGRRDRGDLAEFLDSVLAGGVDIIQLREKGLEAREELALLEVFRDACDRHGKLLAVNDRADIAYAARPDVLHLGQDDLPVMVAREILGDDIVIGRSTHSAAEASAAAVEEGVDYFCCGPTWPTPTKPGRPAPGPPLLRHAASLETSRPWFGIGGIDLGNLDEVMACGVRRVVVVRAITDADDPGAAAAEFAKRLSAG is encoded by the coding sequence GTGCCCAAGCCCTCGCTTTCTGAGGCCCGCCTCTATCTCTGCACGGACGGCCGCCGCGACCGCGGCGACCTGGCAGAGTTCCTCGACTCGGTGCTGGCCGGCGGCGTGGACATCATCCAGCTGCGGGAGAAGGGCCTGGAGGCCCGCGAAGAACTCGCGCTCCTCGAAGTCTTCCGCGACGCCTGCGACCGGCACGGCAAGCTGCTGGCCGTCAACGACCGGGCGGACATCGCCTACGCCGCCCGGCCCGACGTGCTCCATCTGGGGCAGGACGACCTTCCTGTGATGGTCGCGCGAGAGATACTCGGCGACGACATCGTCATCGGACGGTCCACCCACTCCGCCGCCGAGGCTTCCGCCGCGGCCGTGGAGGAGGGCGTCGACTACTTCTGCTGCGGCCCCACCTGGCCCACCCCGACCAAGCCGGGCCGCCCGGCTCCCGGCCCGCCGCTGCTGCGGCACGCGGCGTCGCTGGAGACCTCGCGGCCGTGGTTCGGGATCGGCGGCATCGACCTCGGCAACCTGGACGAGGTGATGGCGTGCGGGGTGCGGCGCGTGGTGGTGGTGCGGGCGATCACCGACGCCGACGACCCTGGGGCGGCGGCGGCGGAGTTCGCCAAACGGCTCTCGGCCGGCTGA
- a CDS encoding Rv2175c family DNA-binding protein, translating to MTLSVAQIDRETDQLVDEWLTLPEVATRLDLPIGRAKQLLRDHKLLGVRRGSGGPQVPAVFLDGKDVMKGLPGTLTVLQDAGYDDVESLRWLFTPDESLPGSPIEAIKAGRHTEVKRRAQALAF from the coding sequence GTGACGCTTTCTGTTGCACAGATCGACCGGGAGACCGACCAGCTCGTTGACGAGTGGCTCACCCTCCCCGAAGTGGCTACGCGCCTCGATCTTCCGATCGGGCGAGCCAAGCAACTCCTCCGGGACCACAAGCTCCTCGGCGTGCGCCGGGGCAGCGGCGGGCCGCAGGTGCCCGCGGTGTTCCTCGATGGAAAGGACGTGATGAAGGGCCTGCCCGGCACGCTGACCGTGTTGCAGGACGCCGGCTACGACGACGTCGAGTCGCTGCGCTGGCTCTTCACCCCAGACGAGTCCCTGCCGGGGTCGCCCATCGAGGCGATCAAGGCCGGCCGTCACACTGAGGTCAAGCGGCGTGCCCAAGCCCTCGCTTTCTGA
- a CDS encoding NAD(P)/FAD-dependent oxidoreductase: MNHVVVVGAGLAGVRTVEALRGRGFTGRITLIGQERHRPYDRPPLSKAVLKGEADTSFVDTDLDALGVEFWPGVAAKSLRAGVVETTEGEVAYDGLVIATGADPIRLPGDGPQHVLRTLDDAHELRAMLVPGARVAVIGAGWIGAEVATAARRAGCEVTVVESASAPLSTAVGAELGGRTLPWYDGIDLRLRTMVDSVDEGGVRLVGGEFVEAHVVVTGIGVRPAVEWLADADIDLHNGVVTDEHLRTSLPGVVAVGDCAAWWSRRWQARLRVEHWDTALNAPDVAAATLLGEEAVYDPVPYFWSEQFGHMLQYAGHHPAGDRLVYRGEPEGKWSAVWLAGDGTLAAVLAVDRPRDLVQGRRIIGAGSRLDAERLVDPQVPLRDCVV, encoded by the coding sequence GTGAACCATGTCGTGGTGGTGGGAGCGGGCCTGGCCGGAGTGCGTACGGTGGAGGCCCTGCGCGGGCGCGGCTTCACCGGCCGGATCACCCTGATCGGGCAGGAGCGGCATCGTCCCTACGACCGCCCGCCGCTGTCCAAGGCCGTGCTGAAGGGCGAGGCCGACACCAGCTTCGTCGACACCGACCTCGACGCGCTCGGCGTGGAGTTCTGGCCGGGCGTCGCCGCCAAGTCGCTGCGCGCGGGCGTCGTGGAGACCACCGAGGGCGAGGTCGCCTACGACGGCCTGGTCATCGCCACCGGGGCCGACCCGATCCGGCTGCCCGGCGACGGCCCCCAGCACGTCCTGCGCACCCTCGACGACGCTCACGAGCTGCGGGCCATGCTCGTCCCCGGCGCCCGCGTCGCCGTCATCGGCGCCGGGTGGATCGGCGCCGAGGTCGCCACCGCGGCCCGCCGCGCCGGCTGCGAGGTGACGGTCGTCGAGTCCGCCTCCGCCCCGCTCTCGACCGCGGTCGGCGCCGAGCTCGGGGGGCGCACACTGCCCTGGTACGACGGCATCGACCTGCGGCTGCGCACCATGGTCGACTCCGTGGACGAGGGCGGGGTGCGGCTGGTGGGCGGCGAGTTCGTCGAGGCCCACGTGGTCGTCACCGGCATCGGCGTGCGCCCGGCGGTCGAATGGCTCGCCGACGCCGACATCGACCTGCACAACGGCGTCGTCACCGACGAGCACCTGCGCACGTCCCTGCCCGGCGTCGTCGCGGTCGGCGACTGCGCCGCCTGGTGGTCGCGCCGCTGGCAGGCCAGGCTGCGGGTCGAGCACTGGGACACCGCGCTCAACGCCCCCGACGTGGCCGCGGCGACGCTGCTGGGGGAGGAGGCGGTGTACGATCCGGTGCCGTACTTCTGGTCCGAGCAGTTCGGGCACATGCTCCAGTACGCCGGCCACCATCCGGCGGGCGATCGGCTCGTCTACCGCGGCGAGCCCGAGGGCAAGTGGTCGGCCGTCTGGCTCGCCGGCGACGGCACCCTGGCCGCCGTGCTCGCCGTCGACCGGCCCCGCGACCTCGTGCAGGGGCGGCGGATCATCGGTGCAGGCTCGCGCCTCGACGCGGAACGCCTGGTAGATCCACAAGTACCCCTACGAGATTGTGTTGTTTGA
- a CDS encoding FAD-dependent oxidoreductase, whose amino-acid sequence MDVIVGGGVVGLSVAWRMARAGRPVTVVDPAPGRGASYAAAGMLAPVSEVTYTEAPLLRLGVASLRRWPAFAAELTADAGLSTDAGLVAGTGPPSGIEPESSAGTRPGDGSAAGAGPGFAEVRGLDLRADGTLDVAFGADDMAALGELAAYMEKLGLPVERLTGRECRRLEPMLAPSVRGGLLAPGDAWVDPRRVTAALLAALERLGVPLVRARAAEFLYEGGRVAGVRLAPPPAPEDGIGREVRGDRVVLAAGAWSSELAEVPVRPVKGQIMRLRSPQPLLGRCVRGTVHGSSVYLVPRGDGELVVGATQEEMGFDTRVTAGGLYELLRDARELVPGVTELEVADVVAGLRPGTPDNLPLIGPSGTPGLAYATGHHRGGVLLAPLTTAILLGEESELAALCAPGRFREIS is encoded by the coding sequence GTGGATGTGATCGTGGGTGGCGGGGTCGTCGGGCTCTCGGTGGCCTGGCGGATGGCACGCGCGGGGCGGCCCGTCACCGTGGTGGACCCGGCTCCCGGCAGGGGGGCCTCGTACGCGGCGGCGGGGATGCTGGCCCCGGTCAGCGAGGTGACCTACACCGAGGCGCCGCTGCTCCGGCTGGGCGTGGCCTCCCTGCGCCGCTGGCCCGCCTTCGCCGCCGAACTGACCGCCGACGCCGGCCTGTCCACGGACGCCGGCCTGGTCGCGGGCACAGGGCCGCCATCGGGCATCGAGCCCGAATCCAGCGCCGGCACGAGACCCGGCGACGGGTCGGCCGCGGGCGCCGGGCCGGGGTTCGCCGAGGTACGCGGGCTGGACCTGCGGGCGGACGGGACGCTGGATGTGGCGTTCGGGGCCGACGACATGGCGGCGCTGGGCGAGCTGGCCGCGTACATGGAGAAGCTGGGCCTGCCGGTCGAGCGCCTCACCGGGCGCGAGTGCCGCCGCCTGGAGCCCATGCTGGCCCCCTCCGTGCGCGGCGGCCTGCTGGCGCCCGGCGACGCGTGGGTGGACCCGCGCCGCGTGACGGCGGCCCTGCTGGCCGCGCTGGAACGGCTGGGCGTCCCGCTGGTGCGGGCCCGGGCGGCCGAGTTCCTGTACGAGGGCGGCCGGGTCGCGGGAGTCCGCCTCGCACCGCCACCGGCCCCCGAGGACGGCATCGGACGGGAGGTGCGGGGCGACCGGGTCGTGCTGGCGGCGGGCGCGTGGAGCTCCGAGCTGGCCGAGGTGCCGGTGCGGCCGGTCAAGGGGCAGATCATGCGGTTGCGCTCCCCGCAGCCGCTGCTCGGCCGGTGCGTACGCGGCACCGTGCACGGCTCGTCCGTCTACCTGGTCCCCCGGGGCGACGGCGAGCTCGTGGTCGGGGCCACGCAGGAGGAGATGGGGTTCGACACCAGGGTGACGGCCGGCGGGCTCTACGAGCTGCTGCGGGACGCCAGGGAGCTGGTGCCTGGCGTCACCGAGCTGGAGGTCGCCGACGTGGTGGCGGGGCTGCGGCCGGGGACGCCGGACAACCTGCCGCTGATCGGCCCGAGCGGTACGCCGGGGCTGGCGTACGCGACCGGGCACCACCGGGGCGGCGTGCTGCTCGCCCCGCTCACGACCGCGATCCTGCTGGGCGAGGAGAGCGAGCTGGCGGCGCTGTGCGCGCCCGGGAGATTTCGGGAAATTTCATGA
- the thiS gene encoding sulfur carrier protein ThiS: MIVVINGSTHEVADGMTVAQAVHTLTSATTGVAVAVNDEVVTRGAWETTALRDRDRVEVLTAVQGG; the protein is encoded by the coding sequence ATGATTGTTGTGATCAACGGTTCGACCCACGAGGTGGCCGACGGCATGACCGTGGCTCAAGCCGTACATACCCTGACCTCGGCCACCACCGGAGTGGCCGTGGCCGTGAACGACGAGGTGGTCACGCGCGGCGCCTGGGAGACGACGGCGCTGCGCGACCGTGACCGCGTGGAGGTTCTGACGGCGGTGCAAGGTGGATGA
- a CDS encoding thiazole synthase, giving the protein MDDLIIAGEKFSSRLIMGTGGAPSLEVLDQALAASGTELTTVAMRRLDPGARGSVLDVLRERDIKVLPNTAGCFTAGEAVLTARLARDALGTNWVKLEVIADERTLLPDPIETFDAAERLVADGFVVLPYIGDDPALARRLEQAGCAAVMPLGAPIGSGLGIRNPHNIELIVEAASVPVILDAGIGTASDAALAMELGCDAVLLATAVTRAQRPDLMASAMKAAVVAGRLARQAGRIPRRRYAEASSPMTP; this is encoded by the coding sequence GTGGATGATCTGATCATCGCCGGGGAGAAGTTCTCCTCCCGGCTCATCATGGGGACGGGCGGCGCGCCCTCGCTGGAGGTGCTCGACCAGGCGCTGGCGGCGTCCGGCACCGAGCTGACGACGGTGGCGATGCGCAGGCTCGATCCCGGCGCCCGCGGCTCCGTGCTGGACGTGCTGCGCGAGCGCGACATCAAGGTGCTGCCCAACACCGCGGGCTGCTTCACCGCGGGCGAGGCCGTGCTGACGGCCCGGCTGGCCAGGGACGCCCTGGGCACCAACTGGGTCAAGCTGGAGGTCATCGCCGACGAGCGCACGCTGCTGCCCGACCCGATCGAGACGTTCGACGCGGCCGAGCGGCTGGTGGCCGACGGGTTCGTGGTGCTGCCGTACATCGGCGACGACCCGGCGCTGGCGCGGCGGCTGGAGCAGGCCGGCTGCGCGGCCGTGATGCCCCTGGGCGCGCCGATCGGCTCGGGGCTGGGCATCCGCAACCCGCACAACATCGAGCTCATCGTGGAGGCCGCCTCCGTCCCGGTGATCCTCGACGCCGGCATCGGAACGGCCAGCGACGCCGCGCTGGCCATGGAGCTGGGCTGCGACGCCGTCCTGCTGGCCACGGCCGTCACCAGGGCGCAGCGGCCCGATCTGATGGCCTCGGCCATGAAGGCGGCCGTGGTGGCCGGCCGGCTGGCGCGGCAGGCGGGCCGCATCCCGCGCCGCCGCTACGCCGAGGCCTCCTCCCCGATGACGCCCTGA
- the pknB gene encoding Stk1 family PASTA domain-containing Ser/Thr kinase → MDTTTADPLVGRLLDGRYRIESRIARGGMATVYLALDIRLDRTVALKVMHRSLAEDPAFVRRFIGEAKSVASLSHPNVVHVFDQGTDNDVVYLSMEYVPGRTLRDILRERGRLPAREALEIMIPVLAALGAAHQAGMVHRDVKPENVLMTDDGRVKVVDFGLAKAIEATNQTRTGVMIGTVGYMAPEQVITGAADVRSDVYAAGIMLFELVTGQQPYDGETPMSVAYRHVHDTVPAPSSLVPEVPPLIDTLVAGATAREPEHRPADATAMLVAAVDAHRMLPRTTVPPGTGPVLSHSQPLAAPPGTASAPFGAPSMPRPAPAHTLVQPRAEVPEQRRGFRPNWFLVALAAVMVVAVGLTGWYFAQPEYVRVPDLVGQNLTAAEKNLAGAGLLMRKAEGQYDEKVAEGLVLSTDPAADAELEKGSTITLVLSLGPKRIVVPNVEGKTPNEARAEIAGAGLTVGTVKRLASQDVERDKVIRTSPQSGERLKEGTKVNIYVSAGLTMPDVGGMPKDQAAEFLSRQGFQVQVNEVDDDAEPCTVIAQAPKAKAEVDKGAQVMVTVARCQTDIWDFFRRHGEARDGDQFALVPGVIGKNVNDAKAELEALGFQVRVQRLGGGGVVQYQRPLPNSERPAGSTVYLWQ, encoded by the coding sequence GTGGATACGACGACTGCGGACCCCCTGGTCGGGCGGCTCCTCGATGGGCGCTACCGCATCGAGAGCCGGATCGCCCGGGGCGGTATGGCGACCGTCTACCTCGCGCTGGACATCCGGCTCGACCGGACGGTGGCGCTGAAGGTCATGCACCGCTCGCTCGCCGAGGACCCGGCGTTCGTCAGAAGGTTCATCGGCGAGGCCAAATCGGTTGCCAGCCTCTCGCACCCCAACGTGGTGCACGTCTTCGACCAGGGCACCGACAACGACGTCGTCTACCTGTCGATGGAGTACGTCCCGGGCCGGACCCTGCGCGACATCCTCCGGGAGCGCGGCAGGCTGCCCGCCCGCGAGGCGCTCGAGATCATGATCCCGGTGCTCGCCGCGCTCGGCGCGGCCCACCAGGCCGGGATGGTCCACCGTGACGTGAAGCCCGAGAACGTCCTGATGACCGACGACGGCCGGGTCAAGGTCGTCGACTTCGGCCTGGCCAAGGCGATCGAGGCGACCAACCAGACCCGTACCGGCGTGATGATCGGCACGGTCGGCTACATGGCGCCCGAGCAGGTCATCACCGGCGCCGCCGACGTGCGCAGCGACGTCTACGCCGCGGGCATCATGCTGTTCGAGCTGGTGACGGGGCAGCAGCCGTACGACGGGGAGACCCCGATGTCGGTGGCCTACCGGCACGTCCACGACACGGTCCCGGCGCCGTCGTCGCTGGTGCCGGAGGTGCCGCCGCTGATCGACACGCTGGTGGCGGGCGCGACCGCGCGCGAGCCGGAGCACCGCCCGGCCGACGCGACCGCGATGCTCGTGGCCGCGGTCGACGCGCACCGCATGCTGCCGCGCACGACCGTCCCGCCGGGCACCGGCCCGGTCCTGTCGCACTCCCAGCCGCTCGCCGCGCCCCCCGGCACGGCCTCGGCGCCGTTCGGCGCGCCGTCGATGCCGCGGCCCGCGCCCGCGCACACGCTGGTCCAGCCGCGGGCCGAGGTGCCCGAGCAGCGGCGCGGGTTCCGCCCCAACTGGTTCCTGGTGGCGCTCGCCGCCGTGATGGTCGTGGCGGTCGGGCTGACCGGGTGGTACTTCGCCCAGCCCGAGTACGTCAGGGTGCCCGACCTGGTCGGGCAGAACCTCACCGCGGCGGAGAAGAACCTCGCGGGCGCCGGGCTGCTGATGCGCAAGGCCGAAGGCCAGTACGACGAGAAGGTGGCCGAGGGCCTGGTCCTCAGCACCGATCCGGCGGCCGACGCCGAGCTGGAGAAGGGCTCCACGATCACGCTGGTGCTCTCGCTCGGCCCCAAGCGCATCGTGGTGCCCAACGTCGAGGGCAAGACCCCCAACGAGGCGCGCGCCGAGATCGCCGGGGCCGGGCTGACCGTCGGCACCGTCAAGCGCCTGGCCAGCCAGGACGTCGAGCGCGACAAGGTGATCCGCACCTCCCCGCAGTCGGGCGAGAGGCTGAAGGAGGGCACCAAGGTCAACATCTACGTCAGCGCCGGGCTCACCATGCCCGACGTGGGCGGGATGCCGAAGGACCAGGCCGCCGAGTTCCTCAGCCGCCAGGGCTTCCAGGTGCAGGTCAACGAGGTCGACGACGACGCGGAGCCGTGCACGGTCATCGCCCAGGCGCCCAAGGCCAAGGCCGAGGTCGACAAGGGCGCGCAGGTCATGGTGACGGTGGCGCGCTGCCAGACCGACATCTGGGACTTCTTCCGCAGGCACGGCGAGGCCAGGGACGGCGACCAGTTCGCCCTGGTGCCGGGGGTGATCGGCAAGAACGTCAACGACGCCAAGGCCGAGCTGGAGGCGCTGGGCTTCCAGGTGCGGGTGCAGCGGCTCGGCGGTGGCGGCGTGGTGCAGTACCAGCGGCCGCTGCCGAACAGCGAGCGCCCGGCCGGCAGCACCGTCTACCTCTGGCAGTGA
- the alc gene encoding allantoicase, with protein MSSFTTLPDLALRTLGGSVVAASDESFAEKESLIRPGRPGFTPGTFGGKGQVYDGWETRRRRAPGHDWALVRLGVPGVIRGVVIDTAWFKGNYPTHASVEATAVGGHPSPDEVLAAPWTELVPLSKLGGDAEHAFEVLDQGRYTHVRLNIHPDGGVARLRVHGEARPDLTVHDGLGLDLAALANGGLVTACSDEFYSAPNNVIAPGLARHQAEGWETARRRGGGNDWLVIRLAGRGVVRLAEIDTTNLLFNAPAAVALTGLDGEREVELLPRTRLQPDTPHRFRLGSAEPVTHVRVDIYPDGGLARVRLHGHLA; from the coding sequence ATGAGCTCCTTCACCACGCTGCCCGACCTGGCCCTGCGTACCCTCGGCGGCTCGGTGGTGGCCGCCAGCGACGAGTCGTTCGCCGAGAAGGAGAGCCTGATCAGGCCGGGCAGGCCCGGCTTCACGCCGGGGACGTTCGGCGGCAAGGGTCAGGTGTACGACGGCTGGGAGACCCGGCGCAGGCGCGCGCCCGGGCACGACTGGGCCCTGGTACGGCTGGGGGTGCCGGGCGTGATCCGCGGGGTCGTGATCGACACGGCCTGGTTCAAGGGCAACTACCCCACCCACGCCTCCGTGGAGGCCACGGCCGTCGGCGGGCACCCGTCACCGGACGAGGTGCTGGCGGCGCCGTGGACGGAGCTCGTGCCGCTCTCGAAGCTCGGAGGAGACGCCGAGCACGCCTTCGAGGTGCTCGACCAGGGCCGCTACACCCACGTACGGCTCAACATCCACCCCGACGGCGGCGTCGCCCGGCTGCGCGTGCACGGGGAGGCCCGCCCCGACCTGACCGTCCACGACGGGCTCGGGCTCGACCTGGCCGCACTCGCCAACGGCGGGCTCGTCACCGCCTGCTCCGACGAGTTCTACTCCGCGCCCAACAACGTCATCGCGCCCGGCCTGGCCAGGCACCAGGCGGAGGGCTGGGAGACCGCCCGGCGGCGGGGCGGGGGCAACGACTGGCTCGTCATCCGGCTGGCCGGGCGCGGCGTCGTCAGGCTGGCCGAGATCGACACCACCAACCTGCTGTTCAACGCGCCCGCCGCGGTGGCGCTGACCGGGCTGGACGGGGAGCGCGAGGTCGAGCTGCTGCCCAGGACCCGCCTCCAGCCCGACACGCCGCACCGCTTCCGCCTCGGCTCCGCGGAGCCGGTCACGCACGTGCGCGTGGACATCTACCCGGACGGCGGCCTGGCCAGGGTCCGCCTGCACGGCCACCTGGCCTGA
- the allB gene encoding allantoinase AllB, producing MTPYDLVVRSRRTVTPEGERPAAVAVRGGKIAALHDYAAPLPAAEEVDLRDLALLPGLVDTHVHVNEPGRTHWEGFASATRAAAAGGVTTIVDMPLNSLPPTVSREALDAKLRAAEGQCHVDVGFWGGAVPGNAKELAALHERGVYGFKCFLSPSGVAEFPPLGPAELRAALEEIAGFGGMMIVHAEDPELLAEPEGPGYREFLASRPGAAERSAVTQVVRLAEETGCRVHVLHVSSAECLEVLEAARARGVPVSAETCPHYLTLAAEQVPEGETAYKCCPPIRSLANRDLLWDGLARGVLSCVVSDHSPSTADLKVPDFAAAWGGIASLQLGLTAVWTEAARRGHGLGDVVRWMSANPAALAGITGKGGIKTGNDADLVAFDPAADTFVDAARLHHKNPVTPYHGRTLKGAVLTTWLRGRPVDGRPHGRLLMKGDG from the coding sequence ATGACCCCGTACGATCTCGTCGTCAGATCCCGCAGGACCGTCACGCCCGAGGGTGAGCGGCCCGCCGCCGTCGCCGTGCGGGGTGGGAAGATCGCCGCCCTGCACGACTACGCCGCCCCCCTGCCCGCGGCCGAGGAGGTGGACCTGCGCGACCTGGCGCTGCTTCCCGGCCTGGTCGACACGCACGTCCACGTCAACGAGCCGGGCCGTACGCACTGGGAGGGCTTCGCCAGCGCGACCAGGGCCGCGGCGGCCGGAGGCGTCACCACGATCGTCGACATGCCGCTCAACTCCCTGCCGCCCACCGTCTCCCGCGAGGCGCTGGACGCCAAGCTGCGGGCCGCCGAGGGGCAGTGCCACGTGGACGTCGGGTTCTGGGGCGGAGCCGTGCCGGGGAACGCCAAGGAGCTGGCGGCGCTGCACGAGCGCGGGGTCTACGGGTTCAAGTGCTTCCTGTCGCCGTCGGGGGTGGCGGAGTTCCCGCCGCTCGGCCCCGCCGAGCTGCGGGCCGCGCTGGAGGAGATCGCCGGGTTCGGCGGGATGATGATCGTGCACGCCGAGGATCCCGAGCTGCTGGCCGAACCAGAGGGGCCGGGCTACCGGGAGTTCCTGGCCTCGCGGCCGGGAGCCGCGGAGCGCAGCGCCGTCACGCAGGTCGTGCGGCTGGCGGAGGAGACCGGGTGCCGGGTGCACGTCCTGCACGTCTCCAGCGCCGAGTGCCTGGAGGTGCTGGAGGCGGCCAGGGCCCGCGGCGTGCCGGTCTCGGCCGAGACGTGCCCCCACTACCTGACGCTGGCGGCCGAGCAGGTGCCCGAGGGGGAGACCGCGTACAAGTGCTGCCCGCCGATCCGCTCGCTGGCCAACCGCGACCTGCTGTGGGACGGGCTGGCGCGCGGCGTGCTGAGCTGCGTCGTGTCCGACCACTCACCCTCGACGGCCGACCTCAAGGTGCCCGACTTCGCCGCCGCGTGGGGCGGCATCGCCTCGCTCCAGCTCGGGCTGACGGCGGTCTGGACGGAGGCCGCGCGCCGCGGGCACGGGCTGGGGGACGTGGTCCGCTGGATGTCGGCCAACCCGGCCGCCCTGGCGGGCATCACCGGAAAAGGCGGGATAAAGACCGGGAACGATGCCGACCTCGTGGCCTTCGACCCCGCCGCCGACACCTTCGTCGACGCCGCCCGCCTCCACCACAAGAACCCCGTCACCCCCTACCACGGCCGCACCCTCAAGGGCGCCGTCCTGACCACCTGGCTGCGCGGGCGGCCGGTGGACGGCCGGCCGCACGGACGACTGCTCATGAAAGGCGATGGATGA
- a CDS encoding glycerate kinase: protein MVQHVLVAPDKFKGSLTAAEVAARVSAGLGVPTVELPVADGGDGTVDAAVACGFERITIEVTGPTGERVLASYAWQPAGTAVVELAEASGLRRLPGDREPLTATSYGTGELIADAVRRGAKRVVLGLGGSACTDGGAGLAQALGARLLDGDGDDLPRGGAALKELARIDLSGFMNVSGVEFVVASDVDNPLLGPHGAAAVYGPQKGATPDDVKTLEAALARLAAVATATHGLMGAVEHDDVVRAMGVAGAPGAGAAGGVGFAALAFLHAEIRPGIDYLLDLLGFGELVEGARLVITGEGSLDEQSLRGKAPVGVAQAAARAGVPVVAVCGRRTLSDAELKAAGIEAAYALTDLEPDPAVCMAEAGPLLERLATRLAADRRLEGDG, encoded by the coding sequence GTGGTTCAGCATGTTCTGGTCGCCCCGGACAAGTTCAAGGGGTCGCTGACCGCCGCCGAGGTGGCCGCCCGGGTGTCGGCGGGGCTGGGCGTGCCCACGGTGGAGCTCCCGGTCGCCGACGGCGGTGACGGCACCGTGGACGCCGCCGTGGCCTGCGGCTTCGAGCGGATCACGATCGAGGTGACCGGCCCGACCGGCGAGCGCGTCCTGGCCTCCTACGCCTGGCAGCCCGCCGGCACCGCCGTGGTCGAGCTGGCGGAGGCGTCCGGCCTGCGCCGCCTGCCCGGCGACCGCGAGCCCCTGACCGCCACCAGCTACGGCACCGGCGAGCTGATCGCCGACGCCGTGCGCCGCGGCGCCAAGCGCGTGGTGCTCGGGCTGGGCGGCAGCGCCTGCACCGACGGGGGAGCGGGCCTGGCCCAGGCGCTCGGCGCCCGCCTGCTCGACGGCGACGGCGACGACCTGCCCAGGGGCGGGGCGGCGCTCAAGGAGCTGGCCCGCATCGACCTGTCGGGCTTCATGAACGTCTCGGGCGTCGAGTTCGTGGTGGCCAGCGACGTGGACAACCCGCTGCTCGGCCCGCACGGCGCCGCCGCCGTCTACGGCCCCCAGAAGGGCGCCACGCCCGACGACGTGAAGACCCTGGAGGCGGCGCTGGCCCGCCTGGCCGCCGTCGCCACCGCCACGCACGGGCTCATGGGCGCCGTCGAGCACGACGACGTCGTCCGCGCCATGGGCGTGGCGGGGGCTCCGGGAGCGGGCGCGGCCGGCGGTGTCGGGTTCGCGGCGCTGGCGTTCCTGCACGCCGAGATCAGGCCCGGCATCGACTACCTGCTCGACCTGCTCGGGTTCGGCGAGCTGGTGGAGGGAGCCCGCCTGGTGATCACCGGCGAGGGGTCGCTGGACGAGCAGTCGCTGCGCGGCAAGGCCCCCGTCGGCGTCGCGCAGGCCGCGGCCAGGGCGGGCGTGCCCGTGGTCGCCGTCTGCGGGCGCCGCACGCTCAGCGACGCCGAGCTGAAGGCGGCGGGCATCGAGGCCGCCTACGCCCTGACCGACCTGGAGCCCGACCCGGCCGTCTGCATGGCGGAGGCCGGCCCCCTGCTCGAACGCCTCGCCACCCGGCTCGCCGCCGACCGCCGCCTGGAGGGCGATGGATGA